In Kaistella faecalis, a genomic segment contains:
- a CDS encoding glycoside hydrolase family 13 protein, translated as MKKLSALFLFISLFGFAQIQKVEPAFWWKGMKNPELQILVYGKDISKYSVELSNSIQVKDLTKTENPNYVFITVNTDEINTSSFKINFKEKNKVRYSYNYELKNRKPGSADRNSFTSKDVMYLIMPDRFANGDPSNDSQKNLTDKANRSAPNGRHGGDLRGIINNLDYLKNLGATALWLTPANEDNEKQTSYHGYAQTDLYKIDGRYGTNEEYVELSRELQKRGMMLIQDYVTNHWGISHWLIQDLPTKDWIHQFADGEGKYGFKRSNYRTTSQFDTNVAEIDKKEALNGWFDTTMPDLNQSNPLVLKYLTQNAIWWIEYAELGGLRVDTYPYNDKVAMAKWAKAITDEYPKFNIVGEAWMYNPAHVSYWQKDSKIGEIDGYNSNLPSVMDFTLYTDLPSALKEEESWDKGMIKIYNSFGNDFLYPDINNILVFFENHDTERLNEIFNGDSRYYKMAMTLISTVRGIPQIYYGSEIGMRGEKSKGDADIRRDFPGGWKGDPQNAFNPATQTAEQKDFHDFTQKVLTWRKGKDVIHTGKTKHYMPKDKVYVYFRYNEPVGTSRELSKKNAANEKVMVVINNNEKEQTFDLSRFAESLEGVSTGKDIISGKDFVVTSKNKLTVSGKSSLILELN; from the coding sequence ATGAAAAAATTATCAGCACTTTTTCTGTTCATTTCCCTCTTCGGCTTTGCCCAAATCCAGAAAGTAGAACCCGCCTTCTGGTGGAAAGGAATGAAGAATCCGGAACTCCAAATTCTGGTGTACGGAAAAGACATTTCAAAATATTCGGTAGAATTATCCAATAGTATTCAGGTCAAAGACCTTACGAAAACCGAAAACCCAAACTACGTTTTCATCACGGTAAATACCGATGAAATCAACACTTCTTCCTTTAAGATTAATTTTAAAGAAAAGAATAAAGTAAGATATTCTTACAATTACGAACTGAAGAACAGAAAACCCGGTTCAGCCGATAGAAATTCATTCACTTCAAAAGACGTAATGTATTTAATCATGCCGGACAGGTTTGCCAACGGAGATCCATCCAATGATTCGCAGAAAAACCTTACGGATAAAGCAAACAGAAGTGCTCCAAACGGAAGACACGGCGGCGATCTGCGCGGAATCATCAATAACCTGGATTATCTGAAAAACCTTGGCGCAACTGCACTTTGGTTAACTCCGGCAAATGAAGACAACGAAAAACAGACTTCCTATCACGGTTATGCGCAGACCGATTTATACAAAATCGACGGCCGTTACGGAACCAACGAAGAATACGTGGAGCTTTCGCGCGAACTACAGAAACGCGGCATGATGCTCATTCAGGATTATGTGACCAATCATTGGGGAATTTCTCACTGGCTTATTCAGGATTTACCGACAAAAGACTGGATTCATCAGTTCGCGGATGGTGAAGGAAAGTACGGTTTCAAACGTTCCAACTACAGAACCACTTCACAGTTCGACACCAATGTAGCTGAAATAGACAAAAAAGAAGCATTGAACGGCTGGTTCGATACCACGATGCCCGACTTAAATCAGAGCAATCCTTTGGTTTTAAAATATCTTACCCAAAACGCCATCTGGTGGATTGAATATGCTGAACTCGGCGGTTTACGCGTTGACACTTATCCGTACAACGACAAAGTAGCGATGGCAAAATGGGCAAAAGCAATTACTGATGAATATCCTAAATTTAATATTGTCGGCGAAGCCTGGATGTATAATCCGGCGCACGTTTCGTACTGGCAGAAAGATTCTAAAATCGGTGAGATTGACGGTTATAACTCCAATCTTCCGTCAGTGATGGATTTTACGCTCTATACAGATCTTCCCTCAGCTTTGAAAGAAGAGGAGAGCTGGGACAAAGGAATGATTAAAATTTACAATTCCTTCGGCAACGATTTCCTGTATCCCGACATCAACAATATTCTGGTGTTTTTCGAAAATCACGATACAGAAAGATTAAACGAAATCTTCAACGGAGATTCGCGCTATTACAAAATGGCTATGACATTGATCTCCACCGTACGTGGAATTCCGCAGATTTATTACGGGTCAGAAATCGGTATGCGTGGCGAAAAATCCAAAGGTGATGCCGATATCAGAAGAGATTTTCCGGGCGGCTGGAAAGGTGATCCACAAAATGCTTTCAACCCTGCAACCCAAACTGCAGAACAGAAAGATTTCCATGATTTTACCCAGAAAGTTTTAACCTGGAGAAAAGGAAAAGACGTGATCCACACCGGAAAAACAAAACATTACATGCCGAAAGACAAGGTGTATGTTTATTTCCGTTACAACGAGCCGGTTGGGACAAGTCGCGAATTGTCTAAAAAGAACGCCGCCAATGAAAAAGTAATGGTCGTAATCAACAACAACGAAAAAGAACAGACTTTCGATCTGAGCCGCTTTGCCGAATCATTAGAAGGAGTTTCTACGGGAAAGGATATTATTTCCGGAAAAGATTTTGTGGTGACTTCGAAAAATAAATTGACGGTTTCAGGAAAATCTTCTTTAATTTTAGAACTTAATTAA
- a CDS encoding nuclear transport factor 2 family protein — MKKTTFLGIVLLLFAFSVNLHAQTKGFYENVQKKNISKVLDDLNAFAAAADYKNYFDLYAEESTFIGTDATEVWNKKEFMVWAKPFFDKGKAWNFTSLKRNITFSKDGTYAWFDEILDTQMKICRGSGVLEKIGGKWKIRQYVLSTTVPNDIIDEVTKMKAPIEDGMILEFRKK; from the coding sequence ATGAAAAAAACAACTTTTCTTGGAATCGTACTGCTCCTTTTTGCTTTCTCGGTAAACCTTCATGCCCAAACCAAAGGCTTCTACGAAAATGTTCAGAAGAAAAACATCAGCAAAGTTCTTGATGATCTTAATGCATTCGCCGCTGCCGCAGATTATAAAAATTATTTCGATCTGTACGCAGAAGAATCCACTTTCATCGGTACCGATGCCACCGAAGTCTGGAATAAAAAAGAGTTCATGGTTTGGGCAAAGCCGTTTTTCGATAAAGGCAAAGCCTGGAACTTCACATCGCTGAAAAGAAACATCACTTTCAGCAAAGACGGAACTTATGCCTGGTTCGATGAAATTCTCGATACCCAGATGAAAATCTGCCGCGGCTCCGGCGTCCTCGAAAAGATTGGCGGTAAGTGGAAAATCAGACAGTATGTTTTATCCACCACAGTTCCGAATGATATCATCGATGAGGTTACCAAAATGAAAGCTCCCATCGAGGACGGAATGATTTTAGAATTCAGGAAAAAATAA
- a CDS encoding MFS transporter — MAKKIKPNLSIAQIINMSMGFLGIQMAFGLQNGNASRILANLGADVHELSWFWLVAPITGLIVQPIIGHMGDNTWSPLGRRKPYFLIGAVLCAIGLVLLPNAASVTHLIAANVLLLAVIFLAMMDFSVNIAMEPFRALVGDMLPKHQGTLGFSIQTILIGVGAVIGSEMPNWLTKMGVSNVAPEGYVADNVIYAFYVGAAVLIASILYTIFTTKEYSPKEFAEFEGRDEAAEHSSKFSDMFKDFAKIPSLMKKLGAVQFFSWFALFTMWVFTTSALATHHFGLAPDDTTSAEFNKAGDLTGHLFGLYNLFAIPFAFLLTPIAKAIGKKQTHALALFSGGLGLISMFFIKDTGMLWISMIGLGFAWASILAMPYAMLIDAIPQRKMGVYMGIFNFFIVMPQIVNGIFGGPIVKNLFGNMAIDYVVVGGVCLIIASAVTMFLIKGEGKESEKELEEEIQQVHF, encoded by the coding sequence ATGGCTAAAAAAATAAAACCGAATCTCAGTATCGCCCAAATCATCAACATGAGTATGGGGTTTTTGGGAATCCAGATGGCATTTGGACTGCAGAACGGAAACGCGAGTAGAATCCTTGCAAACCTGGGAGCAGATGTTCACGAACTTTCCTGGTTCTGGCTGGTAGCACCAATTACGGGCCTCATTGTGCAGCCAATTATCGGACACATGGGCGATAATACCTGGAGCCCGCTCGGCAGAAGAAAACCGTATTTCCTCATTGGCGCAGTGCTTTGCGCAATCGGATTGGTTCTTTTACCCAACGCCGCCTCAGTAACCCATTTAATCGCAGCCAACGTTTTATTGCTGGCCGTAATCTTCTTAGCAATGATGGATTTTTCCGTGAATATCGCCATGGAACCGTTCCGTGCATTGGTCGGGGATATGCTGCCGAAACATCAGGGAACGCTGGGTTTTTCCATCCAGACCATCTTAATCGGAGTCGGAGCCGTTATCGGTTCAGAAATGCCGAACTGGCTTACCAAAATGGGCGTATCCAATGTCGCACCCGAAGGTTATGTGGCAGATAACGTGATTTACGCATTTTATGTGGGCGCAGCGGTTTTAATTGCCTCCATTTTATACACCATTTTTACCACCAAAGAATATTCTCCAAAAGAATTTGCAGAATTTGAGGGCCGCGACGAAGCAGCAGAACACAGTTCTAAGTTTTCAGATATGTTTAAGGATTTTGCGAAAATTCCTTCACTGATGAAAAAATTGGGTGCCGTGCAGTTTTTCTCCTGGTTTGCTCTTTTTACCATGTGGGTTTTTACCACAAGTGCTTTAGCGACTCACCATTTCGGACTTGCGCCTGATGATACTACCTCTGCAGAATTTAATAAGGCAGGTGATTTAACCGGACATTTATTTGGTCTCTATAATTTATTTGCGATTCCGTTTGCGTTTCTTTTAACTCCAATTGCTAAAGCGATCGGTAAAAAACAGACTCATGCTTTGGCACTCTTTTCCGGAGGATTGGGACTAATTTCCATGTTTTTCATTAAAGATACCGGCATGCTTTGGATCTCAATGATCGGTCTTGGATTCGCTTGGGCGAGTATTCTGGCAATGCCTTATGCGATGCTTATTGATGCGATTCCACAAAGAAAAATGGGCGTTTATATGGGAATTTTCAACTTCTTTATTGTGATGCCCCAAATCGTTAACGGAATTTTCGGCGGACCGATTGTGAAAAATCTTTTCGGAAACATGGCCATCGATTACGTTGTAGTAGGCGGAGTATGTCTCATCATTGCATCAGCTGTAACCATGTTTTTAATTAAAGGCGAAGGCAAAGAATCTGAAAAAGAACTCGAAGAAGAAATCCAGCAGGTTCATTTTTAA
- a CDS encoding pirin family protein yields MKTVYHKADTRGFADHGWLKSHHTFSFANYYNPERMSFGVLRVLNDDQVASGMGFGTHPHRDMEIISIPMEGDLEHKDSMGTTAVIRNGEIQVMSAGTGVQHSEYNKNKDGLVKFLQIWVIPNKMNVTPRYDQISIKENEKINDFQQILSPNPDDEGVWIHQNAWFNLAKFEKGNAKEYRIHDAKNGVYVFVLKGSAKIGDQTLATRDGFGTWETESFTLEALEDSEVLLMEVPMQL; encoded by the coding sequence ATGAAAACAGTTTATCATAAAGCAGACACCAGAGGTTTCGCCGATCATGGCTGGTTGAAATCTCATCATACCTTCAGTTTCGCCAATTACTACAATCCGGAAAGAATGAGTTTCGGGGTTTTACGGGTTTTGAATGACGATCAGGTCGCTTCCGGAATGGGTTTCGGTACGCATCCGCACCGCGATATGGAAATTATTTCTATTCCGATGGAAGGCGATCTGGAGCATAAAGATTCCATGGGAACTACCGCGGTGATCAGAAATGGTGAAATTCAGGTCATGAGCGCCGGAACCGGAGTTCAGCACAGCGAATACAACAAAAACAAAGACGGACTCGTGAAATTTTTACAGATTTGGGTCATTCCGAATAAGATGAATGTTACACCGCGTTACGACCAGATCAGCATTAAAGAAAATGAGAAGATCAACGATTTTCAGCAGATTCTATCGCCAAATCCCGATGACGAAGGAGTATGGATTCATCAGAATGCATGGTTTAATCTGGCAAAATTTGAAAAAGGCAACGCCAAAGAATACAGAATTCACGACGCCAAAAACGGAGTTTATGTTTTTGTTTTAAAGGGCTCCGCAAAAATTGGCGACCAAACCCTCGCAACCAGAGACGGTTTTGGAACCTGGGAAACTGAATCTTTTACGCTGGAAGCTCTTGAAGATTCAGAAGTTTTACTGATGGAAGTTCCCATGCAATTATAA
- a CDS encoding NADPH-dependent FMN reductase, translating to MKILAFAGSNSTVSINKKLVTFASTFFHDDEVEILDLNDFEMPIYKREIELENGIPQKALDFAAKIDECDLILLSTPENNGNFPAVFKNLMDWISRIKGRKIFGGKPMFLMATSDGGRGGASVLEIAEKRFPFDGAEVLEIFSLPKFSEYFDAEKGIVNEEKLEEFKEKVQKVKLKFS from the coding sequence ATGAAAATATTAGCTTTTGCCGGAAGCAATTCCACTGTTTCGATCAATAAAAAACTGGTCACTTTTGCATCCACATTTTTTCATGATGATGAAGTTGAAATCCTTGATCTGAATGATTTCGAAATGCCCATCTACAAACGTGAAATCGAACTTGAAAACGGAATTCCCCAAAAAGCCCTCGATTTTGCTGCTAAAATTGATGAATGTGACCTGATCCTTTTATCCACTCCGGAAAACAACGGAAATTTCCCGGCAGTTTTTAAAAATCTCATGGATTGGATTTCTAGAATTAAAGGCAGAAAAATTTTTGGCGGAAAACCGATGTTTCTTATGGCAACTTCTGACGGAGGCCGCGGCGGCGCAAGTGTGCTAGAAATTGCTGAGAAACGTTTTCCTTTTGACGGTGCTGAAGTGCTTGAGATTTTTTCGCTTCCCAAATTCAGCGAATATTTTGATGCTGAAAAAGGAATTGTTAATGAAGAAAAACTTGAGGAGTTTAAAGAAAAAGTTCAGAAAGTAAAACTGAAATTCTCTTGA
- a CDS encoding DUF808 family protein encodes MASGFFAILDDIAALMDDVAVTAKLATQKTAGILGDDLAVNAEKATGFLESREVPVLMKIMKGSFVNKLIIVPAVFLLQWLYEPAITIILIFGGFYLAYEGIEKIIEYLFHKSKKGHEVIDEANATTENGADLEKSKIKSAVTTDFILSLEIVIIALASAKAGYEALKSQFNPLLVEIVTVSIVAIIATVGVYGIVALIVRMDDAGYKLIKKSKTEKGVLVTLGNLLVNALPWVIKGLGVVGTVALILVAGGIFVHNIEWLHHHFLPNLNSIVRETLAGIIGGIVAIPIFKLGSKAFSMIKK; translated from the coding sequence ATGGCTTCAGGTTTTTTTGCGATTCTGGATGATATTGCAGCTTTGATGGATGATGTAGCAGTAACTGCAAAATTAGCAACCCAGAAAACGGCGGGAATTCTGGGAGATGATCTTGCCGTAAATGCAGAGAAGGCAACCGGTTTTCTGGAATCGCGCGAAGTTCCCGTCTTAATGAAAATCATGAAGGGTTCTTTTGTGAATAAACTCATTATTGTTCCTGCAGTCTTTTTGCTGCAATGGCTGTACGAACCGGCCATTACCATCATTCTGATTTTTGGCGGATTTTATCTGGCTTACGAAGGAATTGAAAAAATTATTGAATATTTATTTCACAAAAGTAAAAAAGGGCACGAAGTAATCGATGAGGCTAATGCAACAACAGAAAACGGCGCAGATCTCGAAAAATCTAAAATAAAGTCAGCTGTCACCACAGATTTTATCCTTTCCCTCGAAATTGTAATTATTGCGCTGGCTTCGGCAAAAGCAGGTTACGAGGCGTTGAAATCGCAGTTCAATCCATTGCTTGTAGAAATTGTAACGGTTTCAATCGTAGCCATTATTGCTACCGTAGGCGTGTACGGAATTGTTGCTTTAATTGTTCGCATGGACGATGCGGGCTACAAACTGATTAAAAAATCGAAAACGGAAAAAGGTGTTCTGGTTACGCTGGGGAATCTGTTGGTAAATGCTTTGCCGTGGGTGATCAAAGGTTTGGGTGTTGTAGGTACCGTGGCTTTAATTTTGGTTGCCGGCGGGATTTTTGTGCACAATATTGAGTGGCTGCACCATCATTTTCTGCCAAATCTGAATTCTATTGTACGGGAAACTTTGGCGGGAATTATTGGCGGTATCGTTGCGATTCCGATTTTTAAATTGGGAAGCAAGGCTTTTTCGATGATTAAAAAGTAA
- the purM gene encoding phosphoribosylformylglycinamidine cyclo-ligase, with translation MSNTYKSAGVDKEEGYKTVDKIKSAVAETHNKNVLNNLGSFGAFYQIAGYKNPVLVSGTDGVGTKLKVALDSKKYDSIGVDCFAMCANDILCHGAKPLFFLDYLACGKLDSEIAAEIVMGMVNACKDNECALIGGETAEMPGMYKPGDYDVAGFCVGIVEKDEIIDGSKIIAGHKIIALPSSGFHSNGFSLVRKIFPDFNEEFEGKPLYETLLVPTRLYYKPIHRLLEEIEVSGIAHITGGGLIENVPRILGEGLCADIETSKIKIPTVMLELEKRGNIERMEMFGTFNMGVGMVIVVDAKHAEKVLDLLDDAYEIGEITEGTEKIILN, from the coding sequence ATGAGCAATACGTATAAATCCGCCGGTGTCGACAAAGAAGAAGGCTACAAAACCGTTGATAAAATTAAGAGTGCGGTTGCTGAAACGCATAACAAAAATGTACTGAACAACCTGGGAAGTTTCGGCGCCTTTTACCAGATTGCAGGTTACAAAAACCCTGTACTTGTGAGCGGTACCGACGGCGTGGGGACCAAATTAAAAGTCGCCCTGGATTCTAAAAAATACGATTCCATTGGGGTTGATTGTTTTGCAATGTGTGCGAACGATATTTTGTGTCATGGAGCAAAACCGCTTTTCTTCCTTGATTATTTAGCTTGCGGAAAACTTGATTCTGAAATTGCTGCGGAAATTGTGATGGGTATGGTAAATGCCTGTAAGGATAACGAGTGTGCACTTATTGGCGGTGAAACAGCAGAGATGCCGGGGATGTACAAACCTGGTGATTACGATGTGGCAGGATTCTGTGTCGGCATCGTAGAAAAAGATGAAATTATTGACGGTTCTAAAATTATAGCCGGACATAAAATCATTGCATTGCCAAGTTCAGGTTTTCACAGCAACGGTTTTTCTCTGGTAAGAAAAATCTTTCCCGATTTTAATGAAGAATTTGAAGGTAAACCACTTTACGAAACACTTCTTGTGCCTACAAGACTTTATTATAAGCCAATTCACAGATTACTGGAAGAAATTGAAGTTTCCGGAATCGCACATATCACAGGAGGAGGTCTTATAGAAAATGTTCCGCGAATCCTGGGTGAAGGATTATGTGCAGACATTGAAACTTCTAAAATTAAAATTCCAACTGTGATGCTGGAACTGGAGAAAAGAGGAAATATCGAAAGAATGGAAATGTTCGGAACTTTCAATATGGGCGTAGGAATGGTCATCGTGGTTGATGCAAAACATGCGGAAAAAGTGCTTGATCTTCTTGATGACGCCTACGAAATCGGGGAAATTACTGAAGGTACAGAGAAAATTATTTTGAATTAA
- the purN gene encoding phosphoribosylglycinamide formyltransferase, with protein MKSMVVLVSGGGTNLQRIIDCIGTAEIPNAEIKLVVADRECFGLQRAEKHGIKNVIIKRGKNFSQKLTDVLPENTDLIVLAGFLSILNKEFCERFPGKIINIHPALLPKFGGKGMWGHHVHEAVLKTGEKESGATVHFVTSGIDEGKIILQKSFEISPNETVESLADKVHEVEYSIFPEAINMVLKDY; from the coding sequence ATGAAAAGTATGGTTGTTTTGGTTTCAGGAGGCGGAACAAATCTGCAGAGAATTATAGACTGCATTGGAACCGCCGAAATTCCAAATGCTGAAATCAAGTTAGTCGTTGCAGACCGGGAATGTTTCGGATTGCAGCGCGCAGAAAAACATGGAATTAAGAATGTTATCATAAAACGGGGAAAAAATTTCTCCCAAAAGCTGACTGATGTTCTTCCCGAAAACACTGATCTCATCGTTCTGGCAGGATTTTTATCAATTTTAAATAAAGAGTTCTGTGAGCGTTTTCCGGGAAAAATCATCAATATCCATCCGGCTTTACTTCCGAAATTCGGCGGCAAAGGAATGTGGGGACATCATGTACATGAAGCGGTTTTAAAAACCGGTGAAAAAGAAAGTGGCGCAACGGTTCATTTCGTCACGTCAGGAATTGACGAAGGAAAAATAATTCTGCAGAAATCTTTTGAAATTTCGCCCAATGAAACAGTAGAAAGTTTGGCGGATAAAGTCCATGAAGTCGAATACAGCATTTTCCCTGAAGCCATCAATATGGTTTTAAAGGATTATTGA
- the purH gene encoding bifunctional phosphoribosylaminoimidazolecarboxamide formyltransferase/IMP cyclohydrolase encodes MSKKRALISVSDKSGLTDFAKFLEEKNYELISTGGTFKHLKDAGLHPIQIDEVTEFPEMLDGRVKTLHPKVHGGLLAVRNSEEHMKTVQEHGIGLIDMVIVNLYPFFENANADISLNEKVEFIDIGGPSMLRSGAKNFNAVTVITEVEDYAKVQQEITENGDTTLETRKKLAGKVFNLTSAYDGAISKMLLDEDYPQYLNASYKKVSDLRYGENPHQSAAYYASTTENGAMKDFEILGGKELSFNNLRDMDLCWKVVNEFKDEMACCAVKHSTPCGVAVGSSALETYTKTFACDPVSIFGGIIGMNFKVDAATAEELNKTFLEIVMAPDFDDDALEILKKKKNLRIIKIKNPVSDRQTWVKIDGGILVQDNDNQFSENIETVTVFKPSAEQEKALLFAQRVVKYVKSNAIVVSNGFQALGIGGGQVNRIWATQHAVERAKEKFSGDLVLASDAFFPFRDVVDFCAKEGIKAIIQPGGSMRDEESIEAANEHGIPMMFTGMRHFLH; translated from the coding sequence ATGTCAAAAAAAAGAGCACTGATCTCTGTTTCCGATAAATCCGGACTCACCGATTTTGCAAAGTTTTTAGAAGAAAAAAACTATGAACTGATTTCCACCGGAGGAACATTCAAACATCTTAAAGATGCGGGTTTGCACCCGATTCAGATTGATGAAGTTACCGAATTCCCCGAAATGTTGGACGGAAGAGTTAAGACGCTTCATCCAAAAGTTCACGGCGGCCTTCTGGCGGTCCGCAACAGCGAAGAACACATGAAAACTGTTCAGGAACACGGTATTGGCCTGATCGATATGGTAATCGTCAATCTTTACCCTTTTTTCGAAAATGCCAACGCTGATATTTCGTTGAATGAAAAAGTAGAATTTATCGATATTGGCGGACCTTCGATGCTAAGATCCGGAGCTAAAAATTTCAATGCTGTAACCGTGATTACTGAAGTTGAAGATTATGCAAAAGTTCAGCAGGAAATTACTGAGAACGGCGACACGACTTTAGAAACCCGTAAGAAACTTGCCGGAAAAGTTTTTAATCTTACGTCTGCTTACGACGGAGCCATTTCTAAAATGCTGCTCGATGAAGATTATCCGCAATATCTAAATGCATCCTATAAAAAAGTTTCAGACCTGAGATACGGCGAAAATCCACACCAGTCGGCGGCGTATTACGCTTCCACAACGGAAAACGGTGCGATGAAAGATTTTGAGATTCTCGGCGGCAAAGAACTTTCCTTCAATAACCTTCGCGATATGGATTTATGCTGGAAGGTCGTCAATGAATTCAAAGACGAAATGGCCTGTTGCGCCGTGAAACATTCTACGCCGTGCGGCGTGGCGGTGGGCAGCTCAGCACTTGAAACTTACACAAAAACTTTTGCATGCGATCCGGTTTCCATCTTTGGCGGGATTATTGGGATGAATTTTAAAGTAGATGCTGCAACCGCAGAGGAACTCAATAAAACTTTCCTTGAAATCGTAATGGCTCCGGATTTTGATGACGATGCGCTCGAAATTTTAAAAAAGAAAAAGAATCTCAGAATTATTAAAATTAAAAATCCGGTTTCCGACCGACAAACCTGGGTGAAAATTGATGGAGGAATTCTGGTTCAGGATAACGATAATCAGTTTTCTGAAAATATAGAAACCGTAACCGTTTTTAAACCTTCAGCAGAACAGGAAAAAGCACTTTTATTTGCACAGCGCGTGGTAAAATACGTTAAATCAAATGCGATTGTGGTTTCCAATGGATTTCAGGCATTGGGAATTGGCGGCGGACAGGTAAACAGAATCTGGGCTACGCAGCATGCAGTAGAAAGAGCAAAGGAAAAATTCTCCGGTGATCTGGTTTTAGCTTCTGATGCGTTTTTTCCGTTTAGAGATGTAGTAGATTTCTGCGCTAAAGAAGGAATCAAAGCCATCATCCAGCCAGGCGGCAGTATGAGGGATGAAGAAAGCATTGAAGCAGCGAATGAGCATGGAATTCCGATGATGTTTACAGGAATGCGCCACTTTTTGCATTAA
- the purD gene encoding phosphoribosylamine--glycine ligase produces the protein MKILIVGNGARESALALKLKDDSRISKLYFAKGTVTTGQLGQNVYEDSVEGLRDFAIKERIDLTVVGPEAPLVEGIVDEFKKHDLKIFGPGKRAAELEGSKAFSKKFMQTNNIKTAKAVVFDAYHDAVEYVRNQKFPIVIKASGLAGGKGVVIAENLAEAESTIHKFMIDRVYGDAGIQLVIEEYLKGFEASIIAFSNGTKLFPCIPVKDYKKAGNGDTGPNTGGMGSVAPSPEFTAEHYNDFEKNILEPTLAGFSAANIHFKGFIFFGLMVTADGTFLLEYNMRMGDPETQVILPLMENKLFDVITDCLEGKEVELKFKNEKAVCLVMCSGGYPRKIETGFEIRNLDKVKNSQVLFAGAKKTGDRIITAGGRVLSLVATADTYDHARKLVYEDAKTISFDYETYRDDIGKF, from the coding sequence ATGAAAATATTAATCGTAGGAAATGGAGCCCGTGAATCTGCGCTCGCTCTAAAGCTGAAAGACGACAGCAGAATCTCTAAACTGTACTTTGCAAAAGGCACTGTAACGACAGGCCAGTTGGGCCAAAATGTGTATGAAGACAGTGTGGAAGGATTAAGGGATTTTGCAATCAAAGAGAGAATTGATCTTACGGTTGTTGGTCCGGAGGCTCCTTTGGTAGAAGGAATTGTCGATGAATTTAAGAAACATGACCTGAAAATCTTTGGCCCCGGTAAAAGAGCTGCAGAACTGGAAGGAAGTAAAGCTTTTTCTAAAAAATTCATGCAGACCAATAACATTAAAACTGCCAAAGCAGTTGTTTTTGATGCTTATCACGATGCAGTTGAATATGTGAGAAACCAGAAATTCCCTATCGTAATTAAAGCAAGTGGACTTGCAGGCGGAAAAGGTGTTGTGATTGCCGAGAATCTTGCAGAAGCAGAATCTACCATTCATAAATTTATGATCGACAGGGTTTACGGGGACGCCGGAATTCAGTTGGTGATCGAAGAGTATCTGAAAGGTTTTGAAGCATCAATCATTGCATTTTCAAACGGTACAAAATTATTCCCTTGTATTCCGGTAAAGGATTACAAAAAAGCCGGAAATGGCGACACAGGTCCAAACACCGGAGGAATGGGAAGTGTAGCTCCTAGCCCTGAATTTACTGCAGAACATTATAATGATTTCGAAAAAAATATCCTTGAGCCTACTTTGGCGGGTTTCAGTGCAGCAAATATTCATTTCAAAGGATTTATTTTCTTTGGATTGATGGTGACTGCGGACGGGACTTTCCTTCTGGAATATAACATGAGAATGGGCGATCCCGAAACACAGGTGATTCTGCCACTTATGGAAAACAAACTTTTTGATGTCATTACGGATTGTTTAGAAGGTAAAGAAGTCGAGCTCAAATTCAAAAATGAAAAAGCTGTTTGTCTTGTTATGTGCTCCGGCGGATATCCAAGAAAAATAGAAACAGGTTTTGAGATCAGAAATCTGGATAAAGTTAAAAACAGTCAGGTTCTTTTCGCCGGCGCTAAAAAGACCGGCGACAGAATTATTACTGCTGGCGGGCGGGTTTTAAGTTTGGTGGCTACAGCCGACACTTATGACCACGCAAGAAAGCTGGTTTACGAAGATGCCAAAACCATCAGCTTCGATTACGAAACTTACAGAGACGATATCGGTAAATTTTAA